GGTGTACGTCTGGACGCACGACTCGATCGGACTCGGCGAGGACGGACCCACCCACCAGCCGATCGAGCACCTGGCCGCGCTGCGGGCCATCCCCGGTCTGACCATCGTGCGGCCCGCCGACGCCAACGAGACCTCGGCAGCATGGCGGACGATCATGGAGCGTCCCGACGGCCCGGTCGGATTGGTGCTGAGCAGGCAGAACCTGCCGATCCTGAAGGGCACCTCGACCGAGGGCGTGAGCCGAGGCGGTTACGTGCTCGCCGAGGCCGAGGGCGGCGAGCCGAGGGTCGTGATCATCGCCACCGGTTCCGAGGTGCAGATCGCGGTGGAGGCCCGTGAGGAGCTGCAGGCCGAGGGCGTGCCCACCCGGGTCGTCTCGATGCCGTCCGTCGAGTGGTTCGAGGCCCAGGACCTGGCCTACCGCGAGAGCGTGCTGCCGCCCGAGCTGCACGCCAGAGTCGTGATCGAGGCGGGCATCGCACAGCCGTGGTACCGCTTCGCCGGTTCCGACGGCGTGATCGTGTCCGTCGAGCACTTCGGCGCCTCCGCCGACTACCAGACGTTGTTCCGCGAGTTCGGCCTGACCACCGATGCCGTGCTGGCCGCCGCGCGCGTCACCCTGACCAGAGCCGAGGAGAAGCGATGAGCAGCAACGACCGACTGGCAGCACTGTCCGAGGCTGGAGTCTCGATCTGGCTCGACGACCTGTCGCGCGACCGGATGGACTCCGGCAACCTCGCGGAGCTCATCCGCGACCGGCACCTCGTCGGCGTCACCACGAACCCGACGATCTTCGCGGGCGCGCTGGCCAAGGGCACCGCGTACGACGAGCAGGTCGCCGAGCTGGCGGCCCGGGACGCCTCGGTGGACGAGGCGGTCCGGGAGATCACCACGGCGGACGTCCGGCGGGCCTGCGACGTGTTCCGCCCCGTGTGGGAGGCCACCGACCGGATCGACGGTCGGGTCTCCCTGGAGGTCGACCCCCGCCTGGCCCACGACACCTCGGCGACGGTCGCCGAGGCCGCCGAGCTCTGGGAGACCGTCGACCAGCCGAACCTGTACATCAAGATCCCGGCGACGGTCGAGGGCGTGCCCGCGATCGCCAAGACGCTGGCGGCGGGCATCAGCGTCAACGTGACGTTGATCTTCTCGGTGGACCGCTACCGCGATGTCATGGACGCGTTCCTGGAGGGCTTGGAGCAGGCCAAGGCCAACGGCCACGATCTGCGCACCATCACCTCCGTCGCGTCGTTCTTCGTGTCCAGGGTGGACAGCGAGGTCGACAAGCGACTGGACGCGCTGGGCGGGTCCACTGCGGAGGGACTCCGGGGCAAGGCGGCCATCGCCAACGCCCGGCTGGCCTTCGCCGCCTATGAGGAGGTCTTCGCCTCCGCACGGTGGCAGGAGCTCGCCAAGGCAGGCGCGCGGCCGCAGCGGCCGCTGTGGGCGTCGACCG
This Actinoalloteichus hymeniacidonis DNA region includes the following protein-coding sequences:
- the tal gene encoding transaldolase, with translation MSSNDRLAALSEAGVSIWLDDLSRDRMDSGNLAELIRDRHLVGVTTNPTIFAGALAKGTAYDEQVAELAARDASVDEAVREITTADVRRACDVFRPVWEATDRIDGRVSLEVDPRLAHDTSATVAEAAELWETVDQPNLYIKIPATVEGVPAIAKTLAAGISVNVTLIFSVDRYRDVMDAFLEGLEQAKANGHDLRTITSVASFFVSRVDSEVDKRLDALGGSTAEGLRGKAAIANARLAFAAYEEVFASARWQELAKAGARPQRPLWASTGVKDPAYSDTRYVDELVTSGVVNTMPEKTLFAAAEHGTVDGDTVRGTAEASQEVFDALSRAGVDIDDVYAVLENEGVAKFEKSWEELLETVSGQLEKAKDSTR